In Flagellatimonas centrodinii, a single window of DNA contains:
- a CDS encoding SDR family NAD(P)-dependent oxidoreductase gives MRSSPVVLITGCSSGIGRALALAFHARGCRTVATARRPDTLAPLAEQGIHTMALDVTHSDSVAAAVATAESAHGGIDILVNNAGIPVMGPLAELPLDALRQQWETNVTAPVAMVQAVVPGMARRGRGRIVNIGSVSGILTTPFAGPYCASKAALHALNDAMRMELKPFGIEVLLVQPGAIQSGFGDGAKRQTAQHTWQLYARFAEGIARRAGASQENATPTATFATAFVDEVLSARPRAIIPLGNGSRSLPRLARLPVAMKDRILARRFGLTAS, from the coding sequence ATGCGTTCTTCCCCCGTCGTGCTCATTACCGGTTGTTCCAGTGGTATCGGCCGCGCCTTGGCGCTGGCCTTCCATGCCCGCGGTTGCCGCACTGTCGCCACCGCGCGCCGACCGGACACACTGGCACCGCTCGCCGAACAGGGCATCCACACGATGGCACTGGATGTCACCCACAGCGACTCCGTGGCCGCTGCCGTGGCGACGGCGGAATCGGCCCACGGTGGCATCGACATCCTGGTCAACAATGCCGGCATCCCGGTGATGGGGCCGCTGGCCGAATTGCCCCTGGACGCGCTGCGGCAACAGTGGGAAACCAATGTCACCGCCCCGGTGGCGATGGTGCAGGCGGTGGTGCCGGGCATGGCGCGTCGGGGCCGTGGTCGCATCGTCAACATCGGCAGCGTCTCGGGCATTCTCACCACCCCGTTCGCAGGCCCCTACTGCGCCAGCAAGGCGGCGCTGCACGCCCTCAACGACGCCATGCGGATGGAGCTCAAACCGTTCGGCATCGAGGTGCTGCTGGTCCAGCCCGGCGCCATCCAGAGTGGCTTCGGCGACGGCGCGAAACGGCAGACGGCACAACACACCTGGCAGCTGTACGCCCGTTTTGCCGAGGGAATCGCACGCCGGGCCGGCGCCTCGCAGGAGAACGCCACCCCCACCGCCACGTTCGCCACCGCCTTCGTCGATGAAGTGCTGTCGGCCCGGCCCCGCGCCATCATTCCCCTCGGCAACGGCAGTCGCAGCCTGCCCCGCCTGGCCCGGCTGCCCGTGGCGATGAAGGACCGTATCCTGGCTCGTCGCTTCGGGCTCACCGCGTCATGA